A DNA window from Paraclostridium bifermentans contains the following coding sequences:
- a CDS encoding dicarboxylate/amino acid:cation symporter, protein MKNFLKNYKSSLILLGAILIGGIVGVVLGPKATMLKPFGDLFLNLLFMSLVPLVFFSVSSAIANMNTMKRLGKIMGNIVIVFLSTAFIAAVIGILGAIILNPTKGLDSSMFTSIIGSGEIVEAEKVSFLDQIVKTVTVNDFNMLFSKSNMLQLIVFAVLFGLATAMAGEKAKGIAKFVEEGSEVIGNIIKIIMYYAPIGLGCYFASVIGELGTQILSGYVTAFLLYLGITVIYYFGFYTIYAYLAGGKEGIKIFWKNAVGPTVTAVATCSSAACIPVNLVSAKNMGVPDDIAETVVPLGANIHKDGSVIGGVLKITFLMGIFGMDITNPSTLLSILVVSFLVGAVVGAIPGGGVIGEMLILSVFGFSPEMLPIITVLGTVIDAPATLLNSAGNTVCAMMVARLVEGKNWLISKSN, encoded by the coding sequence ATGAAAAACTTTTTGAAAAATTATAAATCATCATTAATATTACTAGGCGCAATATTAATCGGAGGAATTGTAGGTGTAGTTTTAGGACCTAAAGCTACCATGCTAAAGCCTTTTGGGGACTTATTTTTAAATTTATTATTTATGTCACTAGTGCCTCTTGTATTTTTCAGTGTTTCATCGGCAATAGCAAATATGAACACTATGAAAAGATTAGGCAAAATAATGGGTAATATTGTTATAGTATTTTTGTCAACAGCATTCATAGCAGCAGTAATAGGTATATTAGGAGCTATAATTTTAAACCCAACTAAAGGATTAGATTCTAGTATGTTTACTTCTATAATAGGAAGTGGAGAAATAGTAGAAGCTGAAAAAGTTAGTTTCTTAGATCAAATTGTAAAAACTGTAACAGTTAATGATTTTAATATGTTATTTTCAAAGTCAAATATGTTACAACTTATAGTATTTGCTGTACTATTTGGGCTTGCAACTGCTATGGCAGGAGAAAAGGCAAAAGGTATAGCGAAATTTGTGGAAGAAGGATCAGAAGTTATAGGAAATATTATAAAAATAATAATGTATTATGCACCTATAGGTCTTGGATGTTACTTTGCATCTGTGATAGGTGAATTAGGAACTCAAATACTTTCTGGTTATGTAACTGCATTTTTATTATATTTAGGAATAACTGTTATATACTACTTTGGATTCTATACAATATATGCTTATTTAGCTGGAGGAAAAGAAGGTATAAAAATTTTCTGGAAAAATGCAGTTGGACCAACAGTTACAGCTGTAGCTACTTGTTCAAGTGCAGCATGCATACCAGTGAATCTAGTTTCTGCTAAAAATATGGGAGTGCCAGATGATATAGCTGAAACAGTTGTACCACTAGGTGCTAATATTCATAAAGATGGGTCTGTAATTGGAGGAGTATTAAAAATAACATTTTTAATGGGAATTTTCGGAATGGATATAACTAATCCATCAACACTATTAAGTATATTAGTAGTTTCATTTTTAGTAGGTGCTGTTGTAGGTGCTATACCAGGTGGGGGAGTAATTGGAGAAATGTTAATACTTAGTGTATTTGGATTTTCTCCAGAAATGCTACCGATAATTACTGTTTTAGGAACAGTTATAGATGCACCAGCAACACTATTAAATTCAGCAGGAAACACTGTTTGTGCGATGATGGTTGCTAGGTTAGTTGAAGGAAAAAACTGGTTGATTTCTAAATCTAACTAG
- a CDS encoding AraC family transcriptional regulator, with product MDINKENIDKVGYLDDNFKIFHIKDMRDIKFDYHHHDFNKITILISGDVDYLVEGKSYKLKPWDILFINNTEIHKPIINPNKYYERIVIWINPEYIEKHNIYGDDLFTCFNISSKNKSNLLRLNQNDLENLKNILFKIKTADSSDEFGHIILKNSLFIQFLVLINRLFLKSDDTSEDVEYDETIQQIFSYINDNLNKDLSIDTIANKFFMSKYYLMRKFKSQTGSSLHSYIVQKRLIYAKSLIKKGYLMSDACIECGFKDYSSFVRAFKKAYGVSPKHYLDRISEFEKNPFDIE from the coding sequence ATGGATATAAATAAAGAGAATATAGATAAGGTTGGATATCTTGATGATAATTTTAAAATATTTCATATAAAGGATATGAGGGATATAAAGTTTGACTATCATCATCATGACTTTAATAAAATCACAATTTTAATCTCTGGTGATGTAGATTATTTAGTAGAAGGAAAATCTTACAAATTAAAACCGTGGGATATTTTATTTATAAATAATACTGAAATACATAAACCCATTATAAATCCTAATAAATATTATGAACGTATAGTTATATGGATAAATCCAGAATATATAGAAAAACACAATATATATGGAGATGATTTATTCACTTGTTTTAATATATCAAGTAAAAATAAATCTAATTTGTTAAGACTTAATCAAAACGACTTAGAAAATTTAAAAAATATTTTATTTAAAATTAAAACTGCCGATTCTTCTGATGAATTTGGCCATATTATACTTAAAAATTCTTTGTTTATACAATTCTTAGTTTTAATTAATAGATTGTTTTTAAAAAGCGATGATACTTCAGAAGATGTTGAGTACGATGAAACAATTCAACAAATTTTTAGTTATATAAATGATAATTTAAATAAAGATTTATCTATAGATACTATTGCTAATAAATTTTTTATGAGTAAGTATTATCTGATGCGTAAATTTAAATCTCAAACTGGAAGCTCGCTTCATAGCTATATCGTTCAAAAAAGGCTTATTTATGCTAAGTCCTTAATAAAAAAAGGATACCTTATGAGTGATGCTTGTATAGAATGTGGATTTAAAGATTATTCAAGTTTTGTTAGAGCTTTTAAAAAAGCCTATGGAGTTTCACCTAAACATTATTTAGATAGAATAAGTGAATTTGAAAAGAATCCATTTGATATAGAGTAA
- a CDS encoding ornithine cyclodeaminase family protein, with protein MIYLNSEDIIKSITLDECMDAVEDAYRMYANNEYNMPDRLQVENNDLTSLYMPCFTKESFGTKILTVAPNNAKINKPVIDGIMLVNDIDTGEVVCMMDGKTLTAIRTGAVGGVGVRHTTRADVKNIGLIGTGVQGFYQIIYACKARNIENVYLYNRTKEKAVNLKNELEKELKNINIHIVETSRELVQKSEVIVTATTSYQPVIEEDKELLRGKHIIAIGSYKPDMRELPDALLEIADIVVVDTDFAKEESGDLYVPIQKGLIKSDDIKNMGKFLKENNNVDLKEKTTLYKSVGMGLFDMVVADKIYKKSLEKKIGQNIEL; from the coding sequence ATGATTTATTTAAATAGTGAAGATATAATAAAATCGATAACATTAGATGAGTGTATGGATGCTGTAGAAGATGCATATAGAATGTATGCTAATAATGAGTATAATATGCCAGATAGATTACAAGTTGAGAATAATGATTTAACTTCTTTATATATGCCTTGTTTTACGAAAGAATCATTTGGTACGAAAATACTTACAGTGGCACCTAATAATGCAAAAATAAACAAACCTGTAATTGATGGAATTATGTTAGTGAATGATATAGATACAGGGGAAGTTGTTTGCATGATGGATGGGAAAACACTTACAGCAATTAGAACTGGAGCAGTAGGTGGTGTTGGAGTTAGACATACAACAAGAGCAGATGTGAAAAATATAGGATTGATAGGTACAGGAGTTCAAGGGTTTTATCAAATTATATATGCATGTAAAGCAAGAAATATAGAGAATGTTTACTTATATAATAGAACAAAAGAAAAAGCAGTTAATTTAAAAAATGAACTAGAGAAAGAATTAAAAAATATTAATATACATATAGTAGAAACTTCTAGAGAATTAGTTCAAAAAAGTGAAGTTATAGTAACAGCGACAACTTCATACCAACCAGTTATAGAAGAAGATAAAGAATTGTTGAGAGGAAAACATATAATAGCAATAGGTTCTTATAAACCTGATATGAGAGAGTTACCAGATGCATTACTTGAAATTGCAGATATTGTAGTAGTAGACACTGACTTTGCTAAGGAAGAAAGTGGAGATTTATATGTACCGATACAAAAAGGATTGATAAAATCAGATGATATTAAGAACATGGGAAAATTTTTGAAAGAAAACAATAACGTGGACTTAAAAGAAAAAACTACGCTATACAAGTCGGTTGGAATGGGGCTGTTTGATATGGTAGTAGCTGATAAAATTTATAAAAAATCTTTAGAGAAAAAAATAGGTCAAAATATTGAATTATAA
- a CDS encoding copper homeostasis protein CutC has product MLEIIAMSVEDAISIEECGADRIELVSALTEGGLTPSFGLIDEVIKSVNIPVNVMIRHHAKSFMYSESDISIMLKDIEKVKELGANGIVIGMLDKENNIEENQLKTIISAFKGLEITFHRAIDETNLLNSIDVINRYNEIINILTSGGKRKIIDNIDYINTLKNKSKHANVLLGGGLNFENIEQIKKLTNNKDFHFGTAVRVDKNPFGEIDKVKLKKLVNIIND; this is encoded by the coding sequence ATGCTAGAAATTATAGCTATGAGCGTAGAAGATGCTATAAGCATTGAAGAATGTGGAGCGGATAGAATTGAACTTGTAAGTGCCCTTACAGAAGGTGGGCTTACACCAAGTTTTGGGTTAATAGATGAAGTCATAAAAAGTGTAAATATACCAGTAAATGTTATGATAAGGCATCATGCTAAAAGCTTTATGTATAGTGAGTCAGATATAAGTATCATGCTAAAAGACATAGAAAAAGTAAAAGAACTAGGAGCTAATGGGATAGTTATAGGAATGTTGGATAAAGAAAATAATATAGAAGAAAATCAGCTAAAAACTATAATAAGTGCTTTTAAAGGATTGGAAATTACATTTCATAGAGCGATAGATGAAACAAATTTACTTAATTCTATAGATGTGATAAATAGATATAATGAAATTATAAATATCTTAACATCTGGAGGTAAAAGAAAGATAATAGATAACATTGATTATATAAATACTTTAAAAAATAAATCTAAGCATGCAAATGTATTATTAGGAGGAGGCTTAAATTTTGAAAATATAGAGCAAATAAAAAAGTTAACAAATAATAAAGATTTCCATTTTGGAACAGCGGTTAGAGTTGATAAAAACCCGTTTGGAGAAATTGATAAAGTAAAATTAAAAAAATTAGTGAACATTATTAATGATTAA
- a CDS encoding Xaa-His dipeptidase yields the protein MNIMDDKIKELKRDLINDIIESEKNPFEKELDMVLEKTLEIAKKLGFKTKNIDGDIGYAEYGMGDEYIFVIAVLNNKHSIMSLLYALKIIEKSQVKLKRKVRIIFATNGESGINHIKCYLKKDKPTIDIFELDYKYSVVYVEKGSSKFTIQNYLDIANIRIHQDVEIDKSTKSCCIEVPKEYIYEDIICYLENKANSEEGIISTYKNINIKINETHVIITSFMNNDIAKTGIYGNNVLINLVNYLVEENFIEHQRLSNYFLLINKYFYEKKELLTNENSKKQLNLDNLNFKKGRIIIEFDVGNIVKNEMNYISDESMIVDEIILNTKIFADIICELDKEEQC from the coding sequence ATGAATATCATGGATGATAAAATAAAAGAACTAAAAAGAGACTTGATAAATGATATTATAGAGAGTGAGAAAAATCCTTTTGAAAAAGAACTAGATATGGTATTAGAAAAAACATTGGAAATTGCTAAAAAGCTAGGATTTAAAACTAAAAATATTGATGGAGATATTGGATATGCTGAGTATGGAATGGGAGATGAGTACATATTTGTAATAGCCGTATTGAATAATAAACACTCCATAATGAGTTTATTGTATGCACTAAAAATTATAGAAAAATCTCAAGTTAAATTGAAAAGAAAAGTTAGGATAATATTTGCAACTAATGGTGAATCTGGAATTAACCATATTAAATGTTATTTGAAAAAAGATAAGCCGACTATAGATATATTTGAATTAGACTATAAATACTCCGTAGTATATGTAGAAAAAGGAAGTAGTAAATTTACTATACAAAATTACTTAGATATAGCAAATATAAGAATTCATCAAGATGTAGAAATAGACAAAAGCACCAAATCCTGCTGTATTGAGGTTCCTAAAGAATATATATATGAGGATATAATATGCTATTTAGAAAATAAGGCAAACTCTGAAGAAGGGATTATAAGCACATATAAAAATATAAATATTAAAATAAATGAAACACATGTAATTATAACATCTTTTATGAATAATGATATTGCTAAAACTGGTATATATGGAAATAATGTTCTAATCAATTTAGTAAACTATTTAGTAGAAGAAAATTTTATAGAACATCAAAGACTAAGTAACTATTTTTTATTAATAAATAAATATTTTTATGAAAAAAAAGAATTACTTACTAATGAAAATTCAAAGAAACAGTTAAATTTAGATAACTTAAACTTTAAAAAAGGAAGAATAATTATTGAATTTGATGTTGGTAATATTGTAAAAAATGAAATGAATTATATTAGTGATGAATCGATGATTGTAGATGAGATTATATTAAATACTAAAATATTTGCAGATATAATTTGTGAATTAGATAAGGAGGAGCAATGCTAG
- a CDS encoding N(4)-(beta-N-acetylglucosaminyl)-L-asparaginase: protein MWGIIATWRMAIEGIDESAQQLSKGIDAGDAIEHAIKIVEDYPFYKSVGFGGLPNENCEVELDAAYMDGNTLSIGAIAGIKNFANPISIAKKLSSEKVNCFLIGVGAEEYAHKNGFERRDMLSERAKKHYNKRKREILENGLSPYIGHDTVGMVSLDCNGKMCAGTSTSGLFMKKNGRVGDSPLSGSGFYVDSEIGGATATGLGEDLMKGCISYEIVRLMKSGLSPQEACDKAICELDTKLLNRRGKAGDLSVVAMNNKGEWGVATNIDTFSFSIATQNHKPTVYLSSRINGKSIHKVASKEWLDAYSLRIKAPIE from the coding sequence ATGTGGGGGATAATAGCTACTTGGAGAATGGCAATTGAGGGAATTGATGAAAGTGCACAACAATTAAGTAAAGGAATAGATGCAGGAGATGCAATTGAACATGCTATAAAAATAGTAGAAGACTATCCATTTTATAAGTCAGTAGGATTTGGTGGTCTTCCAAATGAAAATTGTGAAGTAGAGTTAGATGCAGCATATATGGATGGAAATACATTATCTATTGGAGCTATCGCTGGAATAAAAAATTTTGCAAATCCTATATCAATAGCTAAAAAGCTAAGCAGTGAAAAAGTTAACTGTTTTTTAATAGGAGTAGGAGCAGAAGAATATGCTCACAAAAATGGATTTGAAAGAAGAGATATGTTAAGTGAAAGAGCTAAAAAACATTACAACAAAAGAAAAAGAGAAATACTAGAAAACGGATTAAGTCCATATATAGGTCATGATACAGTGGGAATGGTATCATTAGATTGTAATGGTAAAATGTGTGCAGGTACATCGACTAGTGGATTATTTATGAAAAAAAATGGAAGAGTAGGAGATTCTCCATTATCTGGATCCGGGTTTTACGTAGATAGTGAAATCGGAGGAGCCACTGCTACAGGATTAGGAGAAGACCTTATGAAAGGCTGTATATCATATGAAATAGTTAGGCTTATGAAAAGTGGCTTAAGTCCACAAGAAGCTTGTGATAAAGCTATTTGTGAACTAGACACAAAGCTTTTAAATAGACGAGGTAAAGCTGGAGATTTATCAGTAGTTGCTATGAATAATAAAGGTGAATGGGGAGTTGCAACGAATATTGATACCTTTAGTTTTTCTATCGCAACTCAAAACCATAAACCAACAGTATATTTGAGTAGTCGTATCAACGGGAAAAGTATTCACAAAGTAGCATCAAAAGAATGGTTAGATGCATACTCTTTAAGAATAAAAGCACCTATAGAATAA
- a CDS encoding PTS sugar transporter subunit IIB — MNKKIYLFCSAGMSTSLLASKMQNVANQHNLPIEVEAFPYADIDKIVEQKNPDCILLGPQVKFMLKEVQEKFDAKTPVDVINSLDYGAMNGEKVLKTAIKMIKARQAK; from the coding sequence ATGAATAAAAAAATATACTTATTTTGTAGTGCAGGGATGTCAACAAGTTTATTAGCAAGTAAAATGCAAAATGTTGCGAATCAACACAATTTGCCAATAGAGGTAGAAGCATTTCCATATGCTGATATAGACAAAATAGTAGAACAAAAAAATCCAGACTGCATACTACTTGGGCCTCAAGTTAAATTTATGCTAAAAGAAGTTCAAGAAAAATTTGATGCAAAAACTCCAGTAGATGTTATAAATAGTCTTGATTATGGAGCTATGAATGGAGAAAAAGTTTTAAAGACAGCTATAAAGATGATAAAAGCTCGCCAAGCTAAATAA
- a CDS encoding PTS lactose/cellobiose transporter subunit IIA, which translates to MNYQDKILKVIIHAGNAKSHIYEALHCAKKGDFKKSDEYMESANEEILEAQKIQTSLINKDAEGKNVEISMLLIHSQDHLMTCLSERNLVKEIIDLRKELK; encoded by the coding sequence ATGAATTATCAAGATAAAATACTAAAGGTTATAATTCATGCAGGAAATGCTAAATCACATATATATGAAGCTTTACATTGCGCTAAAAAAGGCGACTTTAAAAAAAGTGACGAATATATGGAAAGTGCAAATGAAGAAATTTTAGAAGCTCAAAAAATTCAAACTAGTTTAATAAATAAAGATGCTGAAGGGAAAAATGTCGAAATAAGCATGCTTTTAATTCACTCACAAGATCATTTGATGACATGTTTAAGTGAAAGAAATTTAGTAAAAGAAATTATAGACTTAAGAAAAGAGCTTAAATAA
- a CDS encoding collagen-like domain-containing protein codes for MQKKCDYNFCKQKKCTSEYCECDSCNLNKSSSNLFELETFDCDNYPDKNYNCNTCQSSSLNCNESQMFFYYACDLDLYKNLVGCVGRILGFKLSNSDCILRLKVKKITPCSIYGTTSSGKGPICIKLSAIDYVDFGKEVYVNPLCNINKSEILTLPSTQGPKGDKGDVGPQGPKGDTGAAGPQGPKGDTGAAGPQGPKGDTGAAGPQGPKGDTGSTGPQGPKGDTGSTGPQGPKGDTGSAGPQGPQGDTGATGASGSKGPKGDKGDVGSQGPKGESVEVPNKVNPVPYKPNKKKIAPSSKK; via the coding sequence ATGCAAAAAAAATGTGACTACAACTTTTGTAAACAAAAAAAATGTACATCGGAATACTGTGAATGTGACAGTTGTAACTTAAACAAAAGTTCCTCAAATTTATTTGAACTTGAAACTTTTGATTGTGACAATTATCCAGACAAAAACTATAATTGTAACACTTGCCAAAGTAGCTCTTTAAATTGTAATGAGAGCCAAATGTTTTTTTATTATGCTTGTGATTTAGATCTATATAAAAATTTGGTTGGATGCGTAGGTAGAATACTTGGTTTTAAACTTTCTAATAGCGATTGTATTTTAAGGTTAAAGGTAAAAAAAATTACTCCATGTAGTATATATGGAACTACATCTTCAGGAAAAGGTCCTATATGTATAAAATTATCAGCTATTGACTATGTTGATTTTGGTAAAGAAGTATATGTTAATCCATTGTGTAATATAAATAAGTCTGAAATATTAACATTACCTAGCACTCAGGGTCCTAAGGGTGATAAAGGTGATGTTGGTCCTCAAGGTCCTAAGGGTGACACTGGTGCTGCTGGTCCTCAAGGTCCTAAGGGTGATACTGGTGCTGCTGGTCCTCAAGGTCCTAAGGGTGACACTGGTGCTGCTGGTCCTCAAGGTCCTAAGGGTGACACTGGTTCTACTGGTCCTCAAGGTCCTAAGGGTGATACTGGTTCTACTGGTCCTCAAGGTCCTAAGGGTGATACTGGTTCCGCTGGCCCTCAAGGCCCTCAAGGTGACACTGGTGCTACTGGAGCCTCTGGTTCTAAAGGTCCTAAGGGTGATAAAGGTGATGTTGGTTCACAAGGCCCTAAGGGTGAATCCGTAGAAGTTCCTAATAAGGTTAACCCTGTACCTTACAAACCTAATAAGAAAAAAATAGCTCCATCTAGTAAAAAATAA
- a CDS encoding PTS lactose/cellobiose transporter subunit IIA, whose translation MNEKIFEISFGIIGHAGDAKSTAHEALGEAKLGNFEKARELLKEANETLTKAHRFQTELIQAEASGEKTEMGVVLVHSQDHLMTTMNFLQLAKEFVDMYEFIYSKLEK comes from the coding sequence ATGAATGAAAAAATTTTTGAAATATCATTTGGTATAATAGGTCATGCGGGAGATGCTAAAAGTACAGCACATGAAGCATTAGGTGAAGCTAAATTAGGAAATTTTGAAAAGGCAAGAGAGTTATTAAAAGAAGCTAATGAAACATTAACTAAGGCTCATAGATTTCAAACTGAGTTAATTCAAGCAGAGGCTAGTGGAGAAAAAACTGAAATGGGAGTTGTATTAGTTCATTCTCAAGACCATTTAATGACAACTATGAATTTTTTACAATTAGCTAAAGAATTTGTTGATATGTATGAATTTATATATAGTAAATTAGAAAAATAA
- a CDS encoding carbohydrate deacetylase, whose amino-acid sequence MTNIIINADDFGYCEGVNQGIISAYKNGVVTSCSIMAGMPGFNQAVKLLNENKGLGCGVHMTLSCYKPVLDTHKTLVDESGYFFRRITKEKAMEFDLDEVYLELCSQIDKAIGAGVKISHLDSHHHIHTLEAFRPVIEKILKKYNLPIRGGFEYEISYDKVVPLIDSFYGDNISDDYFNNNIDDIKKFKVVDIMSHPAFVDAFLSKSTSYSIQRTLEHEILTSFELKQFFEDNNINLINYNNIGESEGI is encoded by the coding sequence GTGACAAATATAATAATAAATGCAGATGATTTTGGCTACTGTGAAGGTGTAAATCAGGGTATTATTTCAGCATATAAAAATGGAGTTGTAACTTCTTGTAGTATAATGGCGGGCATGCCTGGTTTTAATCAAGCTGTGAAGCTTTTAAATGAAAACAAAGGGCTTGGTTGTGGAGTTCATATGACTTTGAGTTGTTATAAACCGGTTTTAGATACACATAAAACTTTGGTAGATGAAAGTGGATACTTCTTTAGGAGAATAACAAAAGAAAAGGCTATGGAATTTGATTTAGATGAGGTATATCTAGAACTTTGCTCACAAATAGATAAAGCTATAGGTGCTGGAGTTAAAATAAGTCATTTAGATAGTCATCATCATATACATACACTTGAAGCGTTTAGACCAGTAATTGAGAAAATATTAAAAAAGTATAATTTGCCTATACGAGGTGGATTTGAATATGAAATTAGTTATGATAAAGTAGTTCCGCTTATAGATAGTTTTTATGGGGATAATATAAGTGATGATTATTTTAATAATAACATTGACGATATAAAAAAATTTAAAGTTGTGGATATAATGAGCCATCCTGCATTTGTAGATGCTTTTTTATCAAAATCAACCTCATATTCTATACAACGAACATTAGAACATGAAATATTAACTTCATTTGAACTAAAACAGTTTTTTGAAGATAATAATATAAACTTAATTAATTATAACAATATAGGGGAAAGTGAAGGTATTTAA
- a CDS encoding GIY-YIG nuclease family protein, producing MYYTYIITCKDETYYIGYTSDIKRRINEHKIGKNSKYTRARGFKNLEIYWSSNSRSDAMKLECFLKKLTRLNKTKLINNPSLLYDKYKVDDKKYRLEVLDEL from the coding sequence ATGTATTACACATATATAATAACTTGTAAAGATGAAACTTATTACATTGGATATACTAGCGATATTAAAAGAAGAATTAATGAACATAAAATAGGAAAGAACTCGAAATATACTAGAGCAAGAGGATTTAAAAATTTAGAAATATACTGGAGTAGTAATTCACGTAGTGATGCAATGAAGTTAGAATGTTTTTTGAAAAAGCTTACAAGGTTAAATAAAACTAAACTTATAAATAATCCTAGTTTACTATATGATAAATATAAAGTGGATGATAAAAAATATAGGTTAGAGGTGTTAGACGAATTATAA
- the truA gene encoding tRNA pseudouridine(38-40) synthase TruA: protein MRNIKITIEYDGSRYKGFQRLKDNDNTIQGKIEAVLSKMADEKIEIIGSGRTDMGVHAYNQVANFKTNSSLSVRKINDYLNNYLPEDIVIKNVEEVDERFHSRYNVKQKVYLYKINNSKTQDVFLRKYSTYIEKPLDIELMKKASEYLVGEHDFTSFASSKSKKKSNVREIHSITINKNKDMIDIFVEGNGFLYNMVRIIAGALIEVGLNKKTPEDIKLMLDAKDRSKASDTAPAKGLYLYSVKY, encoded by the coding sequence AAATATTAAAATCACTATTGAGTATGACGGATCAAGATACAAAGGATTTCAAAGATTAAAAGATAATGATAATACGATACAAGGAAAGATTGAAGCTGTACTTAGCAAAATGGCAGATGAAAAAATAGAAATAATCGGATCAGGAAGAACTGATATGGGTGTTCACGCTTACAATCAAGTAGCTAACTTTAAAACAAACTCTAGTTTATCTGTTAGAAAAATTAACGATTATTTAAACAATTATTTACCAGAGGACATAGTTATAAAAAATGTTGAAGAAGTTGATGAAAGATTCCATTCAAGATATAATGTAAAACAAAAAGTATATTTATATAAAATAAATAACTCTAAAACTCAAGATGTGTTTTTGAGAAAATATAGTACTTATATAGAAAAACCGTTAGATATAGAATTGATGAAAAAAGCTAGCGAGTATTTAGTAGGAGAGCATGACTTTACAAGTTTTGCATCATCTAAATCAAAAAAGAAATCAAATGTAAGAGAGATACACAGTATAACAATAAATAAAAATAAAGATATGATAGACATATTTGTAGAAGGTAATGGCTTTTTATACAATATGGTAAGAATAATAGCAGGAGCTTTAATAGAGGTTGGATTAAATAAAAAAACTCCTGAGGATATAAAACTTATGTTGGACGCAAAAGATAGAAGTAAAGCATCAGACACTGCGCCAGCTAAAGGTCTATACTTATATTCTGTTAAATACTAA